One Clupea harengus chromosome 11, Ch_v2.0.2, whole genome shotgun sequence DNA window includes the following coding sequences:
- the LOC122133319 gene encoding calcium homeostasis modulator protein 6-like, with the protein MLSSLLLTCVARCNSPVSYLQLKFWKAYSQKESNFLDCYATKHAEKLAERNIKSFFEMEIPEPLKTPPRYSWGKISRFYKFGTMDKYYSTVHKYVETCKNPEDPMRFLSTKSGDSSNPAALDFVDECTMML; encoded by the coding sequence ATGCTatcctctctgctgctcaccTGTGTGGCCAGGTGCAACTCCCCAGTGAGCTACCTCCAGCTCAAGTTCTGGAAGGCCTACTCTCAGAAGGAAAGCAACTTTCTCGACTGTTATGCCACCAAGCACGCCGAGAAACTTGCCGAGAGGAACATCAAGAGCTTTTTTGAGATGGAAATACCGGAGCCTTTGAAGACCCCTCCAAGGTACTCGTGGGGAAAGATCTCCAGGTTTTACAAGTTCGGTACCATGGATAAGTATTACAGCACGGTACACAAGTATGTGGAGACGTGCAAGAACCCTGAGGACCCTATGAGATTCCTTTCGACTAAATCAGGGGACAGCTCTAACCCAGCAGCCCTGGACTTTGTGGACGAATGCACAATGATGCTGTGA